The genomic window TTAGCTGATTTTagctttacattttaaactgtttttttcggataaaatttgatttatttaattaaataaaaatatacctaccaatTAAATCATTGTTGTTCAGTGAAACTTGGTTCGATTAAAGGGCAGCTAATCACTAGAAGTTTCTCGATACAGTATACTGTATGCTATACCTACTATAGCAGTTGTGGCAAATCTATGATGCTTTTTGAGTCACATACTGATTACTGacatatacaagtatacaacaaTCCAGCAGAAAAATCAAGAAAAGTACATTTGAACCAATGGGGTATCAAGAGGGGGGGATAATAACCCCCCCTAAATGtcttcaaaaaacaaaacactaAGTTTGAAAAAAGGATTAAGTGCtaagtaaaatttttcataataacattatatttgcatatcattgttattacaGATAGTCATTATCAGAATTGACTGaaaaggttttttatttttatttataattttatgttagttaattaaattaaattgcttaacaattattaaatgtatagtttacatatattaaaatgttaaatttaataatataagatacaaaataagctaattattagtgtaaagtatcacattaaaacaaaatttaaatatcatattcagTTATactcaatagtaataatttaatataaaaataatatggttaaacttgatttatagtatagttatttaattacctcCAAGTAGTTCTTCAGTCGTATAAGCAAAATTGTAACTGaaagacaataaaatatattagtaattgatatataatgatttatacttttaataattaaaattatatttaggttaAATTATTGGAACACACAGTCAGATtagacaaatatttataaatattatctgttaTTATTTGTCTGTATTTGAAACTTAGAATGTTCAAGTTATCTATAGCTTTTCTTTCGAGTATTTGAGGTTTTTGCAAGAGAATAGCATTTATTTTGACTTATCAAGGTTCAactatatctaaataatttatggattcaattatttaacattttaaataagtgtaaAGAtggttaacaaatatttaatatactcatataaatTCCCAgagcaaaacaatattatgtttaattgtttaaataaaaatgaaaatcattgAGTTTATtggattaattaaaactatagctGCTTACCGAACATGTGGATTTATTTGAGCAGCATTAGTGACTTGATTTTGTAATGAAGCTAATACTTTAGTAtccatttcaatttttatatttgttggcCCAGTCCAGTTTTGAGGTTTTGGTATAACAAACTCTGCAGCTAGTATAGGTTCTTCTTCTTCTAAtgcctataataaaaaatttaattgaaaatattgataataaattataatgcatcaatatttttttttatacctttttCAAAGCTGGAGTAGGGAAAGTAGTCATTTCTGTTTCAACACAACCAAAATGttgtctttttattatttctttgttataattatcctataaaaataaaaataaaattaatactattaacaaTTTCTGAAtcaataaatacttacttGTAAAACATCCAATCTCTTTTGTAATTGTTTCCACTGTAAATTATGGTCAAGAACTTGTTTAGctgatatattatcatcagttACAAGTTTTCTTCCTGGTACACGTTTGGTTACATCCAAAACATTTATGTTAGTTAATGTTTTATGGAAATCCTAATCACAGACAAATAGTTATATCAAAAgtaatacaacaattattaaaaaatgtaaacttacatttaataattcatttcctaattttttaagtttaactaCTCTATGTTTTTCTTCATCTGATGGTTCACtaggtacctaaaaataaccataatttttattaattttcagtaaATTTATCTTAATCTTATgagaaaaactataaattataaatattatgagccAAACAGAGGCAGATCTGGgattttttttggggggtaGTGGCATTATTAACTCATATAATTACaactacaaatataatataattcagtaACTGTCAAGGGGAGGGCAAACCCCCTTGCCACCCTTTTTATCCACCACTGGAGCCAATTAAAATTGGTTCAGTgtgtaaaattgaaatagatttttaatattcaaataatatgaataaatattcaatgaataattgaaagtattaatttttcaattaataattaagaagttctgaatttattaataattataagactattatggtaataatagttactatatttaagaaatccgaatacttattatattattaaatatttatttaaaattatatatttttatttttcccaaTAGCTAATGATAAGTTATTGTTTACATACAAATTCTATGCTAAAAATAGAGATTTAAATCGATTGAAGCAATTAACAATTGAATTGAATGaatagttttacaataatttaagtcaataatacttatagatataagataatatttgggcatttcaacataaattaaatgcagCTTACACTGtagtcaaattaatattatattatgtcaatgaaaataaataatactcaattttaaattcaatattatttaaaaaaacataagttaagaaaaaagaaaataatatttttaggctATGAAATAAGCaccatttctttaaaattgagGAAACATAATGCAagatatgcattttaaatatttgattcttAAACTcactatagtataatttgaTTTCTAGAATGGgctattataaatcaaaagcatttagaataatatgcaACTTCTACAATTTTTGAGCCCTaattacaactattataaaataaataaaaatgagtttATTAACTTACGGGCAATGGTTTTAATtgagaaaataattgttcacagtaattattttgaagctTGGCTTTTTGATctatttcatgttttaatGCCATTTTCGTTAACTTTAATTCATTAAGTAAGAATGGAGATTCTTGGTATGGTTTATTACTATCATTTGCTGTAGCAGTCACTATAAAAAAAGTCGGAATTAGTACgtaacttatacattttaattatggtttaaaaatttaaaactcactTGATGCAGATTTGTTTATACCCTCAATGAGAATTTTCTTTGAGAAAtttttgagtttatttttaagctcTCCTTTTTCTGTTTCAAGTGAATCAATATCTGCTTGCAAATGATCCATTGTTTCTTCATATTCTTTTGActttctttttaattgttgttgtGTTTCATCCAATTttctctaaaataattaattaaatgttattaaaaataataattattagtttttataaataatttactatttagaaataatacctGTAGTTTTTCTATAGATATTTCTGATTCATGTATAGTAGTAGAGAGTTTTTTTTCAGCTAATTCCTTCCTAACATTAAGTTCACCAATTTCTTCTTGTTTAGATCGGAGAGCCATTTTTAACTCAAGTATATCATTTTCTTtagatttaattgtatttctcAAAGCTTTAGTTTCCTCTAGTtcacttttaatttgtttagccCGTTTAGTAATTGGtggaatattctaaaaaagatcatttttaaatttttctatgtagaaattattaatatatcatttaaatatttaaccaaatcaattttatattcatcttAATACAAATCTGAACTAATTTCAggaatatcataaataatgatacttttattcaatttaatatagttataaattcgaaaattataaccaaaggttaggttaagttatagttggttaaaatttaaaatttctgtcTACCACGAAGATAAAATTGTGAGTATACTTTAGATATATCGGTAGTAGGTAATGTCAAGTCAGCTTCTAAAATAACTTGAGCAGCATTAGCAATTTCTCCAGCAAGAGTTGAAATACACATTTTCAAACATACTGTCACTCCTTTACTTGATTCttctttttcaaaaactttttcaACTGAATTATTCATTACATGCATAATACTTtcactgtttatttttttatcatctaaaatattcataatattaagttaaaaattaaattgatcttTATTCTAACATTACCTGTTCCTAGTGAGATTTGACTAACTGCACTTTTAGCTGTCTCTCTTAAtacagatattaatttttctgcaTACTGTATGCAAGAACTTAAATCTACTTTGATAACACTGTTAATATCTGCAcgttttttcatttgttttaaatgttgatttattaCTTCGCAAGCAACTGATACATCATCACAAAACTTGACAACATTAGAGGAATTTTcagactaaaataaatatgtacaattattaatacaaaataactaacataatattaatagatttaattattttaatacaaattacttgtatgacacattttattatattggcaTCTGTTTGAATGGTGTTACAAGCTGCTgataaaaccaatatattgtctaataataaatgttcataatttgGAGTGAAATCTTGTATAAGAGGtgcatacacatttttaaagtaagcAACACATCTTTCCAAATTTTCAGTATTGACATTTTCATCCAACTAAACATAatcaaattgattaaaattttttttttaagatatgtatgacataattataaaaaacacaaaatcacctgatcaatttttaacatttcaatatatccatttaaaactttttcttgAATTGTCATATCTGGGTATGATTcaccaattttaattaatgtttctgGTGTTGTTGTGTTCATTCCATGAACAAATTGTCTTAATGCAGTCTAAGAATaaatatgagtatttttataatcatactaaaaatgtaactgaaaatttaaatataaacctgCAAGCTGTATAAGTAGAATGATAAACGAGAACGAGTAGCAAATTGTTCTGCAGAATGGTCTTTCATAAGAATTTCTTTAGTAATTTCTTGAACATCAGGATATTTATCACGGACATGTGTCATAAGTATTTCACTTTTCCAAATCATGCGTGGCAATAATAAGAGAGATAGTATTGCATCGTAATCAcctaataaaacacatttatattattttacaatttagtaaagatcttacataataatcaatactaaaagataatataaatattgtataagtataatatattaaatatttagtgtgctttaaactatattagatATCATACAATGCAGTATTATGAGAAAACATCATGCCAGTATGAGTTATTTGCATCTTACAGATGCAAATTTGTATTTAGcagtttcaatttttgttattagatataaatgtGTAACATTAATGTaaactgatatattattagtcaaacttaaaggtaaaaatatggtaattttattatctttagttCTGATAATAGACCAATTCACTCTAATACTTATGCTAACAAGATGAAATTGGAACTgtttaatgtacattttaatgcaTTATGATTTATGGATAGTAAAATGGAGACTACACATTATGAACAAAACTAAACATTCTGAAACCTCTATTTAACACTTACAACATTGAGAGTACATCCATGgaaaacatacaaattaagGTCAAAAAGATTTAAGAGTTTGATAAAAAGTGTATTCTAAAATTTGACTAGACTTGATaactattgatttaaaatggtaaaattatgaaattaaatcatcactttataatataatccatcATTAGAGAAcagaaaaatgttgttatatttcaatattaactatttctaATGAGTAGAATCTGATCTATAACTGAGGTCGTATAAAACAGAAAAGTTAAATACtcagtatttaaaatgaatcatatatatactatcatagaattttaaacaaaagtatattttgaatgattctcaaataatatactgtatctGTTATCAGAAAATATCTAtgaatacaaacaaattataaagtaaaaagaaACTTACCTCCAAGAGACAAGAATGAATCTGGCATATACGCTAACAAATACTGTATATGTTGCTGAGCTTCTTGTGTTTCCATTCTTCGTAATTCTAAATCAATTGCTCGACTATGAGCTTTAGTTTCAGCaaacattttctaataaaatataatatgtttttatttacattttcttattaaaaatataatagcatattttagtttgtagTTAACCTTAAAGTCAAGCATTTCTGGGATTGATGACCGAACTTCATCTTTTGACGCAGATTCTCTCATTAATTGAGTTTGTAGGTCTTGATTTTGTTCTCGTAGTTCATTAACTAAAtctctaaattttacaataactaAACTTCGATCAGCCAAACTTTCTAATGCTCTTTCTTTTTCTTTGACacactttaaaacaaatatattttataaataaataaaaaatatttactattaatacacTATTTAAAACCTCTCTAATATTAGCATTTGCCATATCTAATTCTTCACGTAATTGCATTTCCAACTCTCTAGAATCCTCTTGAAGTTGATCATTAATATCTTGTATAGCTTCTAGATCAGTCACTGCTTCTTCTAACTCTGCCACTTTATCttctaaattcaatttttgttgACCTAGAAGTTCGACTAATTCCTCTGCTCCCAAAGCTGCATCCacctataaatgttataaaaatgtattaatacagttaaactaaaattttaaattatccatattaaaaaatgattataaaacctGTTCATGCAAATCATTAACTTGAGATACAAGTTCTTCAACTCTAGCAGTTAACTTATCATTAGATTTTTGTAAATCATTACATTGTTTGGTCTTTTCTTCGATTTCTCTTTGTAAGTTTTGTGTTTGGTGTTTTTCGTGGGCGGATAAGTCTCGCAATCTAAAGTTTAAACGAGTGTAATCATAAAaggaaacaattttaaataacaataatagcataaaaatatgttatacttgACGAGGGTATCTCTAAGACGTAAATTTTGTTGTTCAAGTTGCTTGACTTTAAAAGAATTGGCACCATCTCCTCCCTCTTCAGTATCATTTCCTTTCTCTAGCTCAGCCTTTAAGAGTTCTAAATCTACTGTTAATTCTTCAATGCGCTCTTTTGCTTGATCTAATTCTAATTGAAGAGTTTCTGCTTTAACTTCAGCCATTTCTTTATCAAGGGTTGCCATTTCTAAAGTTTCTGCCATTTCGTTATATTCATCTTTTCCTTCTAAAGCATCTTGTTTTTCCATTTTAACCCTTTCTAATTCTTTTTTCAATCCTGAATGTGAttccataattttaattttaaactctgATGCTTGATCCAACTGCAGTTTCATCATATCAATATCATgagatttttcttttagtcttgctatataataaaaaataagcataataacataaataattaaccacagaaaaaattatatgggtTATACTTTTGACTACATCCAACTTCTCCGTTAAATCTTGTACTTGATCctttagattttgaatttcaacTGCATCAGCTACATTAGAAGATGGTCTTTGGGTAGGAGTAGTTGAAAGATTGCTTGGCGTAACAGCCGGTCCAGGTGTATAATGTGGTTTGAGGGCTTCAACAAATTCagtctattaaataataaaataaaattttataaagacTACATTAGATAtgcaataagataatattattagtttatttccataaaaatcaatattgaataacaCAAAAGCAAACGTGCAAAttcataataacaacaaatattaagtaatattggcatttaaaaaaatattctaatatccattatgtacattatttatgtacatttacatataatacatgcaaacatagaaaaaacacttataatacctacaataaatgtacaaataacatataatattttttaacatatttttctttttttcattctgtattcaaaataagacaattataaaaccatcaccataactttataaatcaatctttttttaaaaaaaagaataaggtaactatagatatttaattgaaagatAATTAACAGCTCAATAAACCGATAAGTGAACAATTGGcttataaacaataactaaatattttataggtaccagtttataatcatgtaataaactaaataattcacaatatgTGTAACACAAATgacaatgaatatttaaaatattttaagttaaggaACCAAGTTTTCGATTATATTcacaaattgtttataatcataaatttttgttttaaaatatgttaactaattaattaaaacaattaatttcaataaaataataattaagcagacttataatcataacaaacacaaacttataatttttttaattaaatcaattatcaaaggttataatataatattgactaaCATTGAAATGAATAAACCAGATGAGTATCTATCTTACTTTACAAatccaacaaaaatattttttagtttattttaataattttttctaaatattaaattgagtttaaagaattaattttatattattataaagctgAAAAGAtgtgcaataattattttagtgcaGTGCTATAATGCAatcttacttattattattattttttttttttacatttacctAACTTTTTCCATTACTATAAGAatagcttataaaaataaagttgttataacgaataaaatgaaaaatatataagactataaatgataaataaatgcatatttagggcataagttattaataaataaatagttgttgctttttatttttactaaaattattttaagtaatggaaaaagttaatttatttttaaaaaaaagtataaaatctatacagcattattcattttgtacAGGACATTTATTATCACAGTCAAATTTATCTAGTTCATCTGTGTACTCTGgtgtagaataatttaatgaaatatgtactatatgaatgataattttagagataaattttttttatttataatcacttACAAAAGAATGATTGTGATAATGATTGTTCTGTTTTAAAAAGGTTATTCAGAATGCTTGAGTTTAaagttattctattataatataataatttaaaaatctttttgatgtttatattaagCCCTAAACAtaagtacattaaattatattcataaagcataataaattatcattaaatcaaAAGCCATATAGAACATTTACAATTCCccttttgtttttacaaaaataaaaattacttcagAGTTAGAAACATCTTTTAATGACGTCAATGATTTTGTCATTGGCGTTTTAACAGCCGATTTCACTTTTGGTGATATAAGTTTAGACATTCGACTTGTCTTTTCACTGCTGGGTGTTCgctgaaaacataatttatttcaaaatacttaaGGTTCCTAAAGAATACAAtggaacaaaaatatttcacacaactatttaaaacatttagtattgaattttctaaatttttaaaacttagacggtaaagtaataaaattatgtaatatacgtacatgtgtatgtttactaaataatatatagtgtaatTCTCATAATTTAGCATCTATTGTTTGTCAAACAACCAaactcatataaaaataaaacatgatgaacaactataataaatatcaaaatgttcaatataggaaagtgcattttaaaatgtattaaaatgtataactaaacccaataaaagtaataaagaattattaaataaacatttaaatacctCAACAAAAGAAGAACGTTTAGGTGTTGAATCTATTCCAGCTAGAGATGTTTGTGACAATGTACGAGATGGTGCACGCATTGAAGATTGTGATGCTGTACGAGAAGGAGGAACAATTGATGACTGTGATGGTGTACGGCTTGTACCAACCAATGATGACTGAGAAGAAGTACGAGACACTGGTGAAGTATCATCCTTATTTTTAGGGGCAATTAAGCTTAATCTACTTGAACCAGCTAATGATTGCctagaactaaaaaaataaatcataaaaatctacgaaaatattttaacattttaaaacaaacttaCGTGtttgtatcaattttttttcgcaaGCTATATGGTATTAAaccatacaaattaaaataaatatgtaggtaatatacagATAGTTTAACTCatcaaataatgttaaaaataaagaatctaTTTTACCTGCTAACTCTAGACTTGACAGATGATTTTGGGACCAAAGATTCTGTACTAGCAGACATATCAAAACGTGCTCCTGTTTCATCAATAAGTGTAAGATGAGATTGTCGTACAAATATACCATGATTTTCTTCACACTGattgacaaaaaattaattaaattaatcttaatttcattatattttatcatatttaaatcactataagttatacaattagtaataagtataatctttaaactaataattaaaaatctattaaagttaaatattatattggtattttacttcaaaataagtttttgataCGCCTTGACGATTTTTAACACAACCATTGTTTTTGCCTTTAGGCTCATCCAAAATTATGCCAATCCAAGTTCCTGTTTCAAATTGTGTCTGTCCAATAAAAGCTACTTTGCcttgtacattttttccaGTCAACTCAACTCTACATCCCAATTCCAATTTTGGCATTTTGAATTGGTTTTCAGTGAACTCTTAGATcggattttaaatatttaaacttaagcctgaaatatcaataataggtacactgtacacattaaaataatttttattttatacacagttttgaatttcacaaaattatttaaataagacaAAATTACCATACACTAGAAAATATGTAgcatatgttattaatacaaaacacttctacaaatataaattttaatttcaacttCAATTCATGAAGAAATATAGTAACaacaagtaggtataaatagcatatattgtatagaaaattaatatttaacccaaataaattctaaatattttcaaaatgataaCACGGAATTTTAATCTCGACGGTTTCTAAAATGATATAGAAAGTAGAAACAGAATTTGATCGTGAGTTAtcgatagtaaaataaaactgatatGAACTGTGGGCACTGAtagtaatcatatattatacatattaataaagggcggtcaaatttaaatacgtaCCTTAAACCTATTACCTAGTTATGATCTAGTGGCAAATTTATGACTTAACGAGGGTAGTCCAGTTTCCTGGTACatgcaatataaaaatcaataattgtacTATCTATCCctcctataaaaaaattcttttgaattttgagCCGAGCaaagaatattttgattttaaaatatttttttttctagtaagaaattgaattatttgtacCATTGGTTTTGGGGAAAGGGTGTTACATGTTAgtgaaaaaaactaataaaaatatagaaaattggaatatttttgacaaaattgattttattattttattttaggaatttaaaaactaataaccttggatatttcatcaaattattattattatatttattttctagatatgatatatttatcataaaatgatttatttatattttttcaataacaatttcaaatgttttatttataccaaaaatacaataattattatgttcttcataaattaaaaaatatgtaaatctacaataacttttatgaatgttgaatttttttttaaagatttatcaaaatgacaaaaatatacaaattataaatactaaatagataaaaaagtatacaattacaaattttaatatctaaaaaacttgaaaatatttacattataattttaattaaataagaaatattttgttaattctaTTGTATgcaaatgtttttatgataCCCTTTGACATTtgacaaatgtatttattgaatacaatgtatctaatatttaGGTCTTAAATATATGTCATACGgatgaacaaataataatcagaCTTGATTTCACCAtccaaagtaccaactagatccTATTTACCACCAGAAAAACTCCACAAGTTGAAAATCGAAGTTTTTTATTGACTCAAAAAGTGATAATAGACAAAATACAAACACATATcactccgctcagaatctaaaaatgatattgttgTTTTGAAATTGTCTAATGTCTTCAtgtctttataaattataatatagcaacaTAGCTAACATAAGTACTCGTTATTGCTCTAAATGtattgttgaatttattttcgatTAATACCAACCAAAGTAATACttatcaaaaaacaatttatttatgcaaAGTTTTGTAGCAGTAAATGGTAAAATAGATCAAAAACGGAACTTTAGTTTTCTCTTACTAATACTGTGAGTAAGATCATCATGAGACGTGGGTTATGAGTAGGTAGTTATTGTTAAGTGATTGTAGTCAAAGTCAAAGTCAACtgtcaattaatatattattatagtcgtaGACCGTAATGTACAACTGTACCACGGTTAAGTgaataaagtattaagtaaaaaataaatatatataacatgtacaaaatgtacaatagtGAATAGACAAAATGGTTATTACGAGTTACGGCGACATCAGCTGTTTGCACGTTCCTAACATCTAGTGCGTAATGACGACACAGCCGATTGCTTTGTATCTTTTTTCCtgttttactataatagtataatgtacttatagttatagtatgtAGACTTACGAACAAAAACATCTTATCACCGTAATCATATTCATCtttctctttttattttttttttcagaattttcCTCTTTCCCGTGGTAAATGGTTGttagtaaatttgtttttgttttttagttttagttgttgttattattattagttatactattattaaaatattgccgtgataggtacattttgaattattaattttgaatgcacaatcaatattaattataatttatgtccgTATAGCTTACGATCTTGGCATCAAATCATTATCCAGTTGCATTACAAGACAAGTAAGTGCTATGGTTCATCGTGTCGCATTCTTCTTTTCCGCTATGTCATAAGAACGATATTATTAAGTC from Aphis gossypii isolate Hap1 chromosome 1, ASM2018417v2, whole genome shotgun sequence includes these protein-coding regions:
- the LOC114125651 gene encoding dynactin subunit 1 isoform X2, translating into MPKLELGCRVELTGKNVQGKVAFIGQTQFETGTWIGIILDEPKGKNNGCVKNRQGVSKTYFECEENHGIFVRQSHLTLIDETGARFDMSASTESLVPKSSVKSRVSSSRQSLAGSSRLSLIAPKNKDDTSPVSRTSSQSSLVGTSRTPSQSSIVPPSRTASQSSMRAPSRTLSQTSLAGIDSTPKRSSFVERTPSSEKTSRMSKLISPKVKSAVKTPMTKSLTSLKDVSNSETEFVEALKPHYTPGPAVTPSNLSTTPTQRPSSNVADAVEIQNLKDQVQDLTEKLDVVKTRLKEKSHDIDMMKLQLDQASEFKIKIMESHSGLKKELERVKMEKQDALEGKDEYNEMAETLEMATLDKEMAEVKAETLQLELDQAKERIEELTVDLELLKAELEKGNDTEEGGDGANSFKVKQLEQQNLRLRDTLVKLRDLSAHEKHQTQNLQREIEEKTKQCNDLQKSNDKLTARVEELVSQVNDLHEQVDAALGAEELVELLGQQKLNLEDKVAELEEAVTDLEAIQDINDQLQEDSRELEMQLREELDMANANIRECVKEKERALESLADRSLVIVKFRDLVNELREQNQDLQTQLMRESASKDEVRSSIPEMLDFKKMFAETKAHSRAIDLELRRMETQEAQQHIQYLLAYMPDSFLSLGGDYDAILSLLLLPRMIWKSEILMTHVRDKYPDVQEITKEILMKDHSAEQFATRSRLSFYLYSLQTALRQFVHGMNTTTPETLIKIGESYPDMTIQEKVLNGYIEMLKIDQLDENVNTENLERCVAYFKNVYAPLIQDFTPNYEHLLLDNILVLSAACNTIQTDANIIKCVIQSENSSNVVKFCDDVSVACEVINQHLKQMKKRADINSVIKVDLSSCIQYAEKLISVLRETAKSAVSQISLGTDDKKINSESIMHVMNNSVEKVFEKEESSKGVTVCLKMCISTLAGEIANAAQVILEADLTLPTTDISKNIPPITKRAKQIKSELEETKALRNTIKSKENDILELKMALRSKQEEIGELNVRKELAEKKLSTTIHESEISIEKLQRKLDETQQQLKRKSKEYEETMDHLQADIDSLETEKGELKNKLKNFSKKILIEGINKSASMTATANDSNKPYQESPFLLNELKLTKMALKHEIDQKAKLQNNYCEQLFSQLKPLPVPSEPSDEEKHRVVKLKKLGNELLNDFHKTLTNINVLDVTKRVPGRKLVTDDNISAKQVLDHNLQWKQLQKRLDVLQDNYNKEIIKRQHFGCVETEMTTFPTPALKKALEEEEPILAAEFVIPKPQNWTGPTNIKIEMDTKVLASLQNQVTNAAQINPHVRYNFAYTTEELLGGN
- the LOC114125651 gene encoding dynactin subunit 1 isoform X3 codes for the protein MPKLELGCRVELTGKNVQGKVAFIGQTQFETGTWIGIILDEPKGKNNGCVKNRQGVSKTYFECEENHGIFVRQSHLTLIDETGARFDMSASTESLVPKSSVKSRVSSLRKKIDTNTSRQSLAGSSRLSLIAPKNKDDTSPVSRTSSQSSLVGTSRTPSQSSIVPPSRTASQSSMRAPSRTLSQTSLAGIDSTPKRSSFVETEFVEALKPHYTPGPAVTPSNLSTTPTQRPSSNVADAVEIQNLKDQVQDLTEKLDVVKTRLKEKSHDIDMMKLQLDQASEFKIKIMESHSGLKKELERVKMEKQDALEGKDEYNEMAETLEMATLDKEMAEVKAETLQLELDQAKERIEELTVDLELLKAELEKGNDTEEGGDGANSFKVKQLEQQNLRLRDTLVKLRDLSAHEKHQTQNLQREIEEKTKQCNDLQKSNDKLTARVEELVSQVNDLHEQVDAALGAEELVELLGQQKLNLEDKVAELEEAVTDLEAIQDINDQLQEDSRELEMQLREELDMANANIRECVKEKERALESLADRSLVIVKFRDLVNELREQNQDLQTQLMRESASKDEVRSSIPEMLDFKKMFAETKAHSRAIDLELRRMETQEAQQHIQYLLAYMPDSFLSLGGDYDAILSLLLLPRMIWKSEILMTHVRDKYPDVQEITKEILMKDHSAEQFATRSRLSFYLYSLQTALRQFVHGMNTTTPETLIKIGESYPDMTIQEKVLNGYIEMLKIDQLDENVNTENLERCVAYFKNVYAPLIQDFTPNYEHLLLDNILVLSAACNTIQTDANIIKCVIQSENSSNVVKFCDDVSVACEVINQHLKQMKKRADINSVIKVDLSSCIQYAEKLISVLRETAKSAVSQISLGTDDKKINSESIMHVMNNSVEKVFEKEESSKGVTVCLKMCISTLAGEIANAAQVILEADLTLPTTDISKNIPPITKRAKQIKSELEETKALRNTIKSKENDILELKMALRSKQEEIGELNVRKELAEKKLSTTIHESEISIEKLQRKLDETQQQLKRKSKEYEETMDHLQADIDSLETEKGELKNKLKNFSKKILIEGINKSASMTATANDSNKPYQESPFLLNELKLTKMALKHEIDQKAKLQNNYCEQLFSQLKPLPVPSEPSDEEKHRVVKLKKLGNELLNDFHKTLTNINVLDVTKRVPGRKLVTDDNISAKQVLDHNLQWKQLQKRLDVLQDNYNKEIIKRQHFGCVETEMTTFPTPALKKALEEEEPILAAEFVIPKPQNWTGPTNIKIEMDTKVLASLQNQVTNAAQINPHVRYNFAYTTEELLGGN